ATGACAAATAAAGAGTTTTTAGCAATTATTAAACAAGAATCTACAGCATTAGATTATAATAGATATTTAAAACAGCTAGTTTACAAAAAAATTTCATCTGATGAAAAAATAGCTGTATTTGAAGTATCAAATAAATATATTGCTTCGTGGATAAAAAGTAAATATAGAAATCTTATACAACACTGCTTTGAAACTATTGATGGAACAAAACCAGAAATAGAGATAAAGGTTGCTGGTGAAAAGAAAACTAAAAAAGAAATTATTACTGAAAAACTAAAAAATGATACAGCTGAAAGTACGATATTAAACCCTTCATATACATTTGACTCTTTTGTAGTTGGGGGCTCAAATCAAATGGCTTACAACGCTTCACTTGCTGTATCAAAAAAACCTGGTATTCAATACAATCCATTATTTATTTATGGGGGAACAGGACTTGGGAAAACCCATCTTTTACAAGCAATTGGAAATGATGCAATTCAACAAGGAAGAACAGTTATTTATGTAACAATTGAACAGTTTATGAATGATTTTACTTTCTCAATTAAAAATAAAAACATGGAGCACTTTAGAAATAAATATAGAAAGTGTGATGTTTTACTAATTGATGATATTCAATTTTTAAGTGGAAAAGAACAGACTCAAGAAGAGTTTTTCCATACATTTAATGAACTTCATAATGCAAAAAAACAAATAGTTATGACATCAGATAGACTTCCATCTCAAATTGCTGGACTTGTTGATAGATTAAAGTCTAGATTTGAATGGGGATTAACAGCTGATATCCAAATTCCAGGACTTGAAACAAAAATTGCAATTATTGAAAAGAAATCTGAATTAAATGGAATTCATTTAAGTAGAGAAATTATTAACTTTATTGCAACTAATTTAGATAACTCAATTAGGGAAATAGAGGGTGTTCTTATTCGAATTAATGCAAGTGCTTCTTTATTAAATCAAGAGATTAATTTGGAATTAGTTCAAGGTTTATTAAAAGAGCAAATTAAAGAAACAAAAGAGAATATTAAACTACCTGATATTATTAATTTAGTAGCAAGTGAGTTAAATATTAAACCAAGTGATATAAAATCTAAAAAAAGAACTGCAACTGTAGCAAATGCTAGACGAGTAGTTATATATCTTGCTAGAGAATTAACTCATAACTCAATGCCTGATATTGCAAAGTTTTTAGGTATGAAAGATCACAGTTCTATTTCACATAATATAAAAAAAGCAAATGAGTTAATAGAAAAAGATGAAAACTTTAAATTAATCATCGAAAATTTGAAAAATAAGTTAATAAATAAGGAGTGGTAAAAATAAGTTACAGTAGATAGTGTGAAAAGGTGTGAATATAAACATTTTGTTATTCACTTTCATTTCGTACGATGAAATGGAAGTTTCAAAGGTATTTTCATCTTTTCACACACACTACTGCTACCACTACTTAAAAGAAATAATAAGAGGAGATCTAAGTGAAATTTATTATCACAAAAAATATCATTGAGAATATAGTTTCTTCAATGCAACCATTTTTAGAAAAAAAAGATGCAAGTGCTATTACTTCACATATATATTTAGAAGTAAACAATGATAAACTTATCATAAAAGCAACAGATTATGAGATTGGATTAGAGTCTCAAATCGAAGAACTAAATGAAAGTCTTAATGGAAAGGCAACTGTTAATGGTTCAAATTTATTAGGAATATTAAAAAGATTAAAAGATTTAGAAATAATTGTAGAAACAATAGAAAACAATTTAATTATTAGACAAAATAAATCTACTTTTAAATTGCCTATGTATGATCCTAATGAATATCCAAGTTTACCAAAACCTGATAATATAAATAAATTAGATATTAGTATGCTAAATTTAATTAATTCTATTAGAAAGATTACTCCTGCAATAGATAACAATAATCCTAAATTTGAATTAAATGGAGCATTAGTTGATATAAAAAGTGATAAAATAAATTTTGTGGCAACAGACACTAGAAGATTAGCAGTATCTCATTTACAAAATATATCAAATGATCAAAATCAATTTATAATTCCAAAAAAAGCAATAATAGAGATTCAAAAACTATTTTTAGATGATGCAACTGTTGCTTATGATTCTACTAATTTAATTATTTCAAATGAAAGAATGACTTTCTTTACAAAATTGATTAATGGAAAGTTTCCAGATTATGATAGAATAATTCCAAATAGTTTAAAATATAACTTCTCTTTACCAAAAGATATGTTAATTGAATCAATTAAATTAGTTACATCACTATTCTCAAATATAAAAATTACATTTAGTTCAAATACTATTGTATTTGAATCATTAGATGAAGATAGTGAATCAAAAACACAAATTGATATAGATCTAAATATAGAAGATACTTTTTATTTAGCAGTAAATGCAAAATACCTATTAGATTTTTTAAGTTTAACAAACAATGAAAATGTAAATATTGGTTTTAATGAATCAAACTTACCATTTTATTTAGAAGATGA
The window above is part of the Malaciobacter marinus genome. Proteins encoded here:
- the dnaN gene encoding DNA polymerase III subunit beta, giving the protein MKFIITKNIIENIVSSMQPFLEKKDASAITSHIYLEVNNDKLIIKATDYEIGLESQIEELNESLNGKATVNGSNLLGILKRLKDLEIIVETIENNLIIRQNKSTFKLPMYDPNEYPSLPKPDNINKLDISMLNLINSIRKITPAIDNNNPKFELNGALVDIKSDKINFVATDTRRLAVSHLQNISNDQNQFIIPKKAIIEIQKLFLDDATVAYDSTNLIISNERMTFFTKLINGKFPDYDRIIPNSLKYNFSLPKDMLIESIKLVTSLFSNIKITFSSNTIVFESLDEDSESKTQIDIDLNIEDTFYLAVNAKYLLDFLSLTNNENVNIGFNESNLPFYLEDEKFFTIVMPIVLEK
- the dnaA gene encoding chromosomal replication initiator protein DnaA, whose translation is MTNKEFLAIIKQESTALDYNRYLKQLVYKKISSDEKIAVFEVSNKYIASWIKSKYRNLIQHCFETIDGTKPEIEIKVAGEKKTKKEIITEKLKNDTAESTILNPSYTFDSFVVGGSNQMAYNASLAVSKKPGIQYNPLFIYGGTGLGKTHLLQAIGNDAIQQGRTVIYVTIEQFMNDFTFSIKNKNMEHFRNKYRKCDVLLIDDIQFLSGKEQTQEEFFHTFNELHNAKKQIVMTSDRLPSQIAGLVDRLKSRFEWGLTADIQIPGLETKIAIIEKKSELNGIHLSREIINFIATNLDNSIREIEGVLIRINASASLLNQEINLELVQGLLKEQIKETKENIKLPDIINLVASELNIKPSDIKSKKRTATVANARRVVIYLARELTHNSMPDIAKFLGMKDHSSISHNIKKANELIEKDENFKLIIENLKNKLINKEW